The following proteins come from a genomic window of Triticum aestivum cultivar Chinese Spring chromosome 6A, IWGSC CS RefSeq v2.1, whole genome shotgun sequence:
- the LOC123131389 gene encoding uncharacterized protein isoform X2 — protein sequence MAKPHGGAKAVTTPRPRSSSGAKAAAATTPANRSSVGSSSSAPPARDLAKEAGKLLTYDDDAAASAAQQQPDPALPEGLAVADLAPPLDLPDPDDGASSSTVVAVPTHDAIPAPDRSALAQVARPADPDATATVLTEMELVLAELRGARGLSARSRCLLTALAEAAADELDLLRTRRAAFWRKLRVGVLAATVFSVAAMDAVLLAALLGGPRGSGSHALPPT from the exons ATGGCCAAGCCTCACGGCGGCGCCAAGGCCGTCACCACCCCGCGCCCCCGCTCCTCCTCCGGCGccaaggccgccgccgccaccacccccgcCAACCGCAGCTCCGTGGGCTCCTCCTCGTCCGCGCCCCCCGCCCGCGACCTCGCCAAG GAGGCCGGCAAGCTCCTCACCTacgacgacgacgccgccgcctccgccgcgcagCAGCAGCCGGACCCCGCGCTGCCCGAGGGCCTCGCCGTCGCCGACCTCGCGCCGCCGCTCGACCTCCCCGACCCCGacgacggcgcctcctcctccaccgtcgTCGCCGTCCCAACCCACGACGCGATCCCCGCCCCCGACCGCTCCGCCCTCGCGCAG GTCGCACGTCCCGCCGACCCCGACGCCACCGCCACCGTCCTCACGGAGATGGAGCTGGTCCTGGCGGAGCTGCGGGGTGCCCGGGGCCTGAGCGCGCGCTCGAGATGCCTCCTGacggcgctcgccgaggccgccgccgacgagctcgacCTTCTCCGCACGCGCCGCGCGGCCTTCTGGAGGAAGCTGCGCGTCGGGGTCCTCGCCGCGACGGTCTTCTCCGTGGCCGCCATGGACGCCGTCCTCCTCGCCGCGCTCCTGGGCGGCCCCCGCGGCAGCGGCAGCCACGCGCTGCCCCCCACCTGA
- the LOC123131389 gene encoding 4-O-methyl-glucuronoyl methylesterase 1 isoform X1, with protein MTSLRLFPLLSRRPASSSPTTTTPPPPPRSSSRTPRCPRASPSPTSRRRSTSPTPTTAPPPPPSSPSQPTTRSPPPTAPPSRRCERLARFPADSASPAVENSVRAAILGSDSSDLERSRARGVARPADPDATATVLTEMELVLAELRGARGLSARSRCLLTALAEAAADELDLLRTRRAAFWRKLRVGVLAATVFSVAAMDAVLLAALLGGPRGSGSHALPPT; from the exons ATGACCTCCTTGAGGCTCTTCCCGCTGCTCTCCAGGAGGCCGGCAAGCTCCTCACCTacgacgacgacgccgccgcctccgccgcgcagCAGCAGCCGGACCCCGCGCTGCCCGAGGGCCTCGCCGTCGCCGACCTCGCGCCGCCGCTCGACCTCCCCGACCCCGacgacggcgcctcctcctccaccgtcgTCGCCGTCCCAACCCACGACGCGATCCCCGCCCCCGACCGCTCCGCCCTCGCGCAGGTgcgagcgcctcgcccgcttccCGGCCGATTCCGCTTCGCCGGCGGTTGAAAATTCAGTCCGCGCCGCGATTTTGGGCTCCGATTCGTCTGATCTCGAGCGCTCTCGGGCTCGTGGG GTCGCACGTCCCGCCGACCCCGACGCCACCGCCACCGTCCTCACGGAGATGGAGCTGGTCCTGGCGGAGCTGCGGGGTGCCCGGGGCCTGAGCGCGCGCTCGAGATGCCTCCTGacggcgctcgccgaggccgccgccgacgagctcgacCTTCTCCGCACGCGCCGCGCGGCCTTCTGGAGGAAGCTGCGCGTCGGGGTCCTCGCCGCGACGGTCTTCTCCGTGGCCGCCATGGACGCCGTCCTCCTCGCCGCGCTCCTGGGCGGCCCCCGCGGCAGCGGCAGCCACGCGCTGCCCCCCACCTGA